In Actinomycetota bacterium, a genomic segment contains:
- a CDS encoding NAD(P)-dependent alcohol dehydrogenase: MDVRAFALPTANAPLAPTTITRRELGPDDITIAIKFAGICHSDIHQGREEWGQGIFPMVPGHEIAGVVSEVGSNVTKFKVGDHAGVGCFVDSCRECANCKSGNDHYCLGHSTATYNGLEKDLVTPTYGGYSTHIVIDENYALHIPENLSLAEAAPLLCAGITTYSPLKRWNVGPGSRVGIVGLGGLGHMGVKLAHAMGAEVTLISHSPGKEQDALRLGADHFLLSTDKEAWKKARYSFDFILNTVSVNLNVDQYLSLLGLYGTLCMVGVPTDPLTVNSGSLLGSQKSLAGSGIGSIRETQEMLDFCGEHNFGADVEVIKIQDVNEAWDRVVASDIRYRFVIDIDSLNE, from the coding sequence ATGGACGTCCGCGCTTTTGCCCTCCCGACCGCGAATGCACCTCTCGCTCCGACCACCATCACTCGGCGCGAGCTCGGGCCTGACGACATCACCATCGCGATCAAGTTCGCGGGCATCTGCCACTCCGACATCCATCAAGGCCGCGAAGAGTGGGGCCAGGGCATCTTCCCGATGGTTCCCGGGCATGAGATTGCCGGCGTTGTGTCTGAGGTTGGTTCCAATGTCACCAAGTTCAAGGTCGGCGATCACGCTGGCGTGGGCTGCTTCGTGGATTCCTGTCGCGAGTGTGCGAACTGCAAGTCCGGCAACGACCACTACTGCCTTGGGCACAGCACTGCGACATACAACGGACTCGAGAAGGACCTCGTCACCCCGACTTACGGCGGCTACTCAACGCACATCGTGATCGACGAGAACTACGCCTTGCACATCCCCGAGAACTTGAGCCTGGCCGAGGCCGCACCGCTGTTGTGCGCTGGCATCACCACATACTCCCCACTGAAGCGATGGAATGTCGGACCTGGCAGCAGAGTTGGCATTGTCGGACTCGGCGGTCTGGGACACATGGGCGTCAAGCTTGCCCATGCGATGGGCGCCGAGGTCACGCTGATCAGCCACTCCCCTGGCAAGGAGCAGGACGCCCTGCGTCTGGGAGCCGACCACTTCCTGCTGTCCACTGACAAGGAAGCCTGGAAAAAGGCGCGCTACTCCTTCGACTTCATCCTCAACACAGTTTCCGTGAATCTGAACGTCGATCAGTACCTGAGCCTGCTCGGGCTCTACGGAACTCTGTGCATGGTCGGCGTTCCGACCGATCCGCTGACAGTCAACTCCGGCTCACTGCTGGGAAGCCAAAAGAGTCTTGCTGGCTCGGGCATCGGCAGCATCCGTGAAACTCAGGAGATGCTCGACTTCTGCGGCGAGCACAACTTCGGCGCCGACGTCGAAGTGATCAAGATTCAAGATGTCAACGAGGCCTGGGATCGCGTGGTCGCCAGCGATATTCGATACCGCTTCGTCATCGATATCGATTCCCTGAACGAGTAG